ATAAACGCCAGTGTTCTTCCGAGATATCCGAACTAAAAAGCAAGCGTGATGACCTGAATAAAATTTCAAAGGGAAGTGTTGAAACTCTTTCAAAATCCTATGTTGCTGACCTTGATGTTTTCGTAAATGCTGACATCCCTTTAAATCATGAAATAGATCTGTATGAGAGATTGCTTTCAATGAAGGAGCGTCTTGATGCAGCCTTTGATGCGAACGAGGTTCATCAGGAACTTATACAAGCATATGAAAGTTCAAAGGAAGTATTCGATACCCATGCGGATGTGGGTGATGAGATCCAGGGGCTTGCGGAACAGTCACAGAAGTATCATCTTGAGATGATCGATATATACAAGCAGGTTGATGAAGTACGCAAGGAGGCTGATCTTGCACATTCCCAGATCACTGCAAAGTTCGAAGCTACCGCACCTATCAGGGAAAGGATCGATCCTCTCAAGGAAAAAATAGCTCACCTGAGAGAAGAACTGGATGTCTATCTGGAGAAACTCAACGAAATAAATCTTGAAAAGGATGAGAAGAAACAGGAAGAACATCTGGAATCAGCTAAAGAGAAACTTGATAAGAATGGCAGATTAAGCCTTGAGGATCTCAAGGTCCTGATGGAAAAGGGAGATCTTAAATTCTGAAATGACGGGTATGTCCCGTTATTTTTACTTTTCCTGTTTATTTTTGGTCACGTTCTTTCCTGGCAAAATAGTATGTGACAGTTGTCAGTACTATGGATGCAATTAGAATCCCAAATCCGGGTATTGACCTGCTGTTGTCTTCTGACTGGTCATCTGCTATATCGTCCTGCGATTGGTTATCCTCTGTGTCTTCATGTACCTCAGGTTCCGGAAGTGCCGGATCCAGGTACTGGTAAACCGGTTTGAATGTGACAAGTTCTCCGCTGGGGCTTGTGTATATGGTATCCATGGTGATGTTCAGGATTTCCCTGTTATGGGAGTAGACAAGACTCTCGCCTTCACCCAGTATGCCTTCGTGCAGGATTTCCCCGTTAAGAGAAAGCTCTACCCAGACTCTGTCATTTGCCGGATTGACGCTTTTGACCCTGAGCTGATATCCCTGGTCAAATGACCAGCTCTCACCGGTAGTCAGGAAGATGCCTGTTCCGTTTAAAAGCAGTTCATCCTCTGCGCATGTGACGGCCGGAATAGAAGATAATAAAAAAAGTACCAGAACTAGGGTGATTATGATGTTTCGGAGGTCCTTTGGATTTTTCTTTCTGATCGGACCATTATTTGCTATACCGGCAGCGTCCTGCAATGATCTCCTCTCTGACGTTGTTCTTTGTTTTGACAAGAAGTGCACCTTTGTCGGTAACGCCTACCGCCTTACCTTCGATTATCTTTACAGGCGTTGTGACGGTCACTTCTTTTCCGATGGTATCGGAGAGGGATATCCACTCACTGACGATATCCGAGAACTTCTGTGTGGTAAATTTGATGTATTGCTGCTCGAGCTCAAAGAGCAGTTGTTTCATGAAAGCGATCCTGTCGATGGGTTTTCCGACTTCTTCTTCAAGACTTGTGGAATCTTCCCTGATCTCTTCCCTGAATTCACTCTGCCTGACATTTGCATTGATGCCGATTCCGAGAATTACATGGTCTATCTTCTCCACTTCAGCATCTACTTCCGTTAGTATCCCGCAGACCTTTTTCCCATGAATGAGCACATCATTCGGCCATTTGATGCGGGCATCCACTCCCAGCTCGCGCATAGCCTTGCTGACGGCCAGGCCGGCAACAAGTGTTATCTTTGCTGTGTACTCAAGGGGAACAGAAGGTTTTAGAATGACCGAGAACCAGATGCCGCCCGGAAGTGATTGCCATTCACTTCCCATGCGCCCGCGCCCTTTTTTCTGGGTTTCCGCTATGACAACGGTACCCTCTGGACACTTTGCCGCAAGCTCTTTTGCAATGCTGTTGGTGGATTCCACTTCGTTATAGTAAAGAATCTCTCTCCCAAGCAGGCTCGTCTCAAGCCCGGCTTTTATTTGCTCGGGATAAAGCATGTCAGGTGAGGATTTCAAGGCATAGCCTACTTTTGGGGAGGACTTGATCTCATAACCGTCCTTTCTGATCTCTCTTATGTATTTCCAGACCATTGCACGTGTTATGCCAAGCTTTGATCCGATCTCCTGCCCGGATACCGGTTTGCCTCCCGAACTCTGAAGTATTCTGATAATCTCGGCTTTGTTCCCATTCACAGCTATCTCACCAGTGAATAATTAGTCCCTAAACTATATATTACTCACAGATTAATTATTTTTTCTGTTTCTCCACAGCTTCCATATAGGAACCTACGGCTGCAGTGATAGCTGCAATTTTCTGCTCCCGGTTATCGAGTGCTGATGCCAGGGTAACCCCTTTTTCCAACTCTTCTTTTACGACCTTCTTTACATCCTCTATGATATTGTGTTCGTCGATGAAATGTGTGGTAAGCTTACCTTCTCTGAAGGCCTGATGTTGCAGTACAGCCTTGTGGAACGGGATATTTGTTGTAACACCCACGACCACATACTCGTACAGGGCACGCTTCATGCGGTCAATGGCCTCTTCTCTGGTCTGTCCCCATGCACAGAGTTTTGAGATCATGGAATCGTAATAGGGAGATATTGTGTATCCCATGTGGACTCCGCTGTCAACCCGTATTCCGGGGCCACCTGCGGAACGATATCTTCTGATCTTACCTGGTGATGGTGAAAAATCGTTAAGAGGATCCTCTGCATTTATACGGCATTCGATCGCCCAGCCTCTGTGGGTTATATCTTCCTGCTTGAAGGGCAGCTTCTCTCCCCATGCAATACGTAACTGCTGTTTTGCAAGGTCGATACCGGTGATCATTTCGGTGATGGTGTGCTCTACCTGCAGCCTGGTATTGACTTCAAGGAAATAGAACTCTCCTTTGGAATAGAGGAACTCAACGGTACCTGCGTTCTCATAACCGATTGCTTTGGCAGCTCTGACTGCGGTCTCTCCCATTTCTTTACGGAGTTCGGGCGTCATGACCGGAGATGGAGCTTCCTCTATGAGCTTCTGGTGTCTGCGCTGTATGGAACATTCCCTTTCCATTACATAGACTACATCCCCGTACTTGTCGGCAAGGATCTGGAATTCTATGTGCCGTGGTTCCTCCACATATTTCTCAATGAATACTGTGGGATCTCCGAAAGCCGAAGACGCAACTGACTGGATGGACTGAAGCGCGGTCTTGAAACCTTCCTTGGAGTGTACGATCTTCATTCCGATTCCGCCGCCACCGGCAGATGCTTTGATCATTACCGGATAGCCTATGGAATCTGCGATCTCCACCGCTTCTTCTTCACTTGCCACGGCTCCCTCGGTTCCTGGAACAACAGGGACGCCTGCCTTTATCATTGTATTTCTTGCAGCAATCTTGCTACCCATCTGGTCTATTGCCTTGCTTGGCGGACCGATAAACACGATTCCTGCTTCTTCACACTTTCTGGCAAATGTGCTGTTCTCAGAAAGAAAACCATAGCCCGGATGTACTGCTTCCGCTCCGCTCTCAAGTGCTACTTCTATTATCTTGTCAATATTGAGGTAGCTCTGGCTGGAGGGTGCGGGGCCGATATAGTAAGCTTCGTCTGCATATTTTGTAAAGAGAGCGTTCTTATCAGCTTCCGAGTAAACCGCTACCGTCTGGACTCCAAGTTCCCGACATGCTCTCATCGCCCTGATGGCGATCTCACCGCGGTTTGCAACAAGTACCTTTTTGAACATACTTACTCCCTCAATCGATACTCATAAGCACACAACCGGAGGTTACGGCATCACCTTCAGCGATAAATATCTCTTTTACAGTTCCTCCGTGTGGTGCATGGATGGCGTTCTCCATCTTCATGGCTTCTATCACACAGACAGTGTCACCTTCGTTGATCTGCTGTCCTACGTCTACTTTTAGGGACAGTACCATTCCCTGCATGTGGCTGGTAACTGCTCCGGCCACGGATTCAGGTGTGACCTCTTCCTTTGTCTCCTCAACTGCTACGCCTCCCACGGGATTGACCTTAACATTGTACATCTCTCCGTCAACTTCTACCTTGAAAGCTGTGGGTACTATAGCAGGGCTGGCTGATGCACACGGATTTTGCTCTGTGCTGACTGGTACGAGCTCCTCTTCCTCTACTTCTCCCTTGAGGAATGCCGGAGCGATAGCAGGATACAGGATGTATGTCAGTATGTCCTCTTCCTTTTTCACGAGGCCCATTTCCTCTGCTTGCTTTTTCATCTTCTCGTATTCAGGCTCGAGAAGGTCTGCAGGCCTGCATGTGATAGGATCTTCGTCTCCTATGATCTTTCCGACCATTGCATCATCGATCTTTTGGGGTGGTCTGCCGTAGAGGCCGCGCACGTAGTCCTTTACTTCCTTGGGAATGACCTTGTAACGCTCTCCCATGAGGACGTTCAGCACCGCCTGGGTTCCAACTATCTGGCTTGTTGGTGTAACAAGCGGAGGGTATCCGAGCTCTGCCCTGACCTTTGGCATTTCTGCAAGTACGTCGTTGTACTTATCAAGAGCATTCTGTTCCTTAAGCTGGGACACAAGGTTTGAAAGCATACCTCCGGGTATCTGGTAAAGCAGCACGTTGGTGTCGATCTGCTCGGATATCGGGTTGAGGACACATCTGTATTCCTCTTTGAGTTCCTTGAAGTATTCCGCAACCTCTGCTATGAGCTCGAGGTCCAGTCCGGTGGCACGCTTTGTTTCTGCCAGTGCCGCAACTATGGACTCTGTAGGTGGCTGGGAAGTACCCCAAGCGAATGGTGAGAGTGCGGTATCAAGTACGTCAACCCCTGCCCTGCATGCGGCAGTGTAGCTCATGGGTGCCATTCCGGATGTACAATGGCAGTGCAGATCCACGGGGAGATTGACTTCGCTTTTAAGGGCTTTTACAAGGTCATATGCCTGCTGTGGTGAGATAAGTCCTGCCATATCCTTGATACACAGGGAATCACATTCAAGTTCTGCAAGTCCCTTTCCAAGCTCTACATACTTCTCAATTGTATGTACTGGACTTATGGTGTAACAGATAGTTCCCTGGACATGTGCGCCTTCTTTTTTGGCTACGGTGATCGCCTTTTCCATATTGCGGATATCGTTCACCGCGTCAAAGACCCTGAATATATCGATTCCGTTCTCGTAAGCCTTTTTGACGAACTTCTCGACTACATCATCAGAATAGTGTCTGTAACCTACCAGGTTCTGTCCCCGCAGGAGCATCTGGGCTGGTGTGTTTTTCATGTGTTTTTTCAGTTCCCTCAACCTCTCCCAAGGGTCTTCGTTCAGGTATCTTATGGAACTGTCAAATGTAGCACCACCCCACATCTCAAGTGAAAAATATCCTATCTCGTCCAGTTTGTCGACTACTGGCAGCATATTGCGGGTGCGCATTCTGGTCGCAATAAGAGACTGATGCGCATCTCGAAGAATGGTTTCAGTTATTTTTACTTTCATGGGACTCCTCCGGGAAATAATTCCTGTATCAGTGTTTAGTATATCTACTATTGTGAATAATTACTATGAATAATTATTAAAGGTCATCTGGCAATAGGTCTCAGATGAATTTCTATCTTATATATCATGTTCTTTTATGTAGTTTCTGGTAAGCACTTATATATCTTTCAAAACAGCACTCTCATGACAAAGTCTACATAAAAAAATTAGCATGAATATAGCTTTTTTAGACCCTGTCGGGTACAGGTTATCATTGAAGCAAAGTCATATTATCGCTCATCCAGAATAAGGTTTTCTATGTACTGCTTTTTCCCGTCAATCTCCGCTTCTGTAACTGTCCTTATCACGGGAACGTTCCTTCCGTCGGACTTTGCAAGTATGCAACTTGAGGTAAGTATTCCGGAATTTTCAGATGCAGCAGGACATTTTTCACCGGGTGAGCAACAGATGAGGTCACTGCACTTTTTACCAAGAATGTTCTTTTCGGAATCTCCAAGGATACTGCAGCCCGCATCATTGACATAGACTATTTCATAGCTTTCAGGATCAACAACAACGATGCCATTGTGCAGGGAGTTCAGTATCGCTTTTAACCTCTTCTCGTTTTTCTGGATACTCTCCCCTAGTTTCCTGTGTTGAGTTACATCTCTCATTATGCACTGGACTTGCTCCTTATTCTCCTCGGATGCATGGCCCAGGTTGCAACTAAAGCTTGCTACAATTGTCGACCCGTCCTTTTTGACCATTTCACAATATGAATGGAATGTATCATCACTATTCCTGAGGTCAATCGGTTTTATGTGCATTTCTTTGTTATTCTCGGGCAAGAAGTTCTCAAAAGCTTGTCCGATGACCTCCTCTACAGTGTATCCCATGGTGTGCAACCATTCGGAACTTACATCCAGCAGAATTCCGTCCATGGACATGACCTGATATCCCAGGGGAGATTCCATGTAGAGTCTTCGATAGCGTTCCTCTCTTTCTTTGAGAAGCTTCTGTGCTTTTTCCTTTTCAGCAATTTCTTTTTTAAGAGCACTGTTGGCTTCTTCCAGTTCCTTTGTTCTTGCACGGACAAGCTTCTCCAGCTTATCACGATGTTCAAGTAAGGAATTATGATCACAAGTTTCCTCGGTAACATCCTCAAGGATAAGGGTCGCTCCATGTTCACCATTATCAAAAGTAGATGGTATGATCCTGGCACGGAAATAACATTCTCTGTCATCCCGGCAGAAATGAAGCTTCTCTTTCTGTTCTTTTCCCATTATAGCTTCGTGTAACTTTGAGATGATCTCTCTATCCCTGCTTACCGAGTTCAGAATCCTGTCCGCTTTTTCTCCGACAACATCATTTTTTTCCATCTTCAGCAGATCCAGGAATTGTCTGTTTACCTGGATTATCTGGAGGTAGCTGTTTACCACGAGTATATACTCTGATGAAAAGTTGAGCAATGTAGACACAGGAATCCTGTGGGACAGGTAATATACCTTGGCAGTGCCGATGGAATCCATGTCAACATGGCCACTGATGCGTAAGATTTCCAGGTACTTTGCAGTCGTGTTCCTGCTTATTTTCAATTCCCTGGCAATATCAGTCACGCTCATACCCCTGGGATTTGATCTAAGTAGGTTTTTTATTCTATCCTGTTCGGATCCCTGATTTTCCATTGCAGTCGCCATTTTTAATTTTAAGGTTTTTATATATTTGATTGCACAAACTTCTATTTATAATATGTGATTTGCTGGCAATATAAATTATTACATCTGGATAATCTTTCTGTCTCTTCATCTGATCTTTCTGATTTTGCTAAAAATACGCAGGCATATAATATTATATTAATAATATATCCAAATATTTATATAATATACTTCGCAATTTCTTTTTGCTAATCAAAGCTGATTATCGAATATGGGTGACGTAAGCTCAACATATTCGCATTTGCGCTGAATAGTATCAAAACGTCAATATCATCAATGGACGGGTACATATGTTTGGAACGAACGACAGATTTAAAACAGAACTTATTAGCGTAATAAACGCTGTGAACTCGGGAGATCTGGATGCACGTATATCTCCAAAGAACGGTTCACTGGAAAAAGAGGCAGCCGAATCGGTGAACATGCTCCTTGAAGATTACTTACGTTTAAAATATGGGGACAATAAAAAAACAAATACTGCTTCTGTTCATCCTTCCGGAAATAACACTCTTGTAGACGAAGTGATGCACCTGATCGATGCGGCTGTGGAGGGTAAGCTTGACGCACGTGCACAGGTTGAGAACTATAATGGTGATTCAAGAAAGGTACTTGAAGGTATCAATGAACTTCTTGATGCGGTTATAGGTCCTCTGATCGTTTCTGCTGAATACATCGACCGTATATCCAAAGGTGATATCCCTCAGAAGATCACCGATGAATACAAAGGTGATTTCAATGAGATCAAGAATAATCTCAATATCTGTATAGATTCCATCAATACTCTTCTTCAAGAGGCCGGGTTACTGACAGAGGCTGCAATTGAGGGCAAGCTCACAGTACGTGCTGATGCCGGAAAGGTAGAGGGCGAATATTCAAAACTTGTGCAGGGAATGAACGATGTTGTGGGGACCCTTGTAGGTCATATTAATAGTGTACCCGTGCCCTTTATGATCATAGATAAGGATTATAATATCTCTTATGTCAACGACAAAGCCGCCGCAGCGGCAGGCCTGGATCCTGAAGTAATGATCGAGACAAAATGTTATGGTCACTATAAGACAAATATCTGTCAGACAGATGATTGTGTATGTACCAGGTCCATGAGGACACGGAATTTAGAGCATGGGGAAGCTGTGGCAGATCTCGGGTCAGATGTGCATATTAGTTGCAGCGGATTACCCCTAAAAGATCGCAAAGGTAATGTGATCGGTTCTCTGGAAGTATTTATGGACCAGACTGAGATAAAGAACGCATTGGCAGATACCAGATCTAAGGTAGAGCTGCTTAACAGTATTCCAGCACCTGTTATGGCAATTGATACCGACTTCAATGTGACCTTCATGAATCCCGCAGGTGCAGCTGCAGTGGGAATGGTTCCAGAAGCCTGCACCGGAAAGAAATGTTATGATCTTTTCAATACTCCCCACTGTAATACGGAAAACTGTCAACTGGCCAAGGCTATGAAGACAGGTGAAGTATGCACTGCGGATACCACTGCAAATTTACCTTCAGGTGAACTACCGATACGGTATACCGGTTCTGCTCTCAAAGATAAAGAAGGAAATATTGTAGGTGCCCTGGAGTATGTGGCAGACATCAGCACAGAGGTAGGTGTGACCGAAGAAGTCATCAAGCTTACAGATGCGGCCATTAACGGAAGGCTTGATGCAAGGGCTGATGAATGCAGATTTGAAGGCAATTGTCAGCAGATCATAATGGGTGTAAACAAAACACTTGATGCTCTTATATCACCACTAATAGTTGCAGCGGAATATGTGGACCGCATTTCCAAAGGTGAGGTCCCGCAAAAGATCACCGATGAATATAAAGGTGATTTCAATGAGATCAAGAATAACCTTAATCAGTGTATAGATGGTCTGGGTGCTCTGACTGAATGCAATACCGTACTACAGAGTCTTGCAGTAAACGATCTAACTGTAAAAGCAAGTGAGGATTACGAGGGTATTTTTGGTGAGCTGGCTCAGGGTGTCAACGAGGCAATAGAACATCAGCTTGTAGTACTTAATACTACCAAGTTGATATCTAAGGGTGATCTTAAGATGCTGGAGGTCTACAGGGAAATAGGCCAGAGATGCGAGAACGATGAGTTCGTACCTGCCTACATTGAAATGATGGAAAATATTCAGGGTCTAGTGGATGCCTTTGTTGAAATGGGCAATGCAACATCGCAGGGTAAGCTTGATTTCAGGGCGGATACCGGGAAGTTCGAAGGTACGTACAATGAAGCCCTGGTTGCTGTCAATACAGCGTTCGATGCGGTCATAGGCCCTCTTAATGTAGCAGCCGAGTACATTGAGAGGATAGCAAAGGGTGATATCCCCGACAACATCACAGATACATATTATGGCGACTTCAATGAGATCAAGAACAATCTGAACCTTTCTATTGATGCTATAAATGCTCTTGTGGATGACTCACGGATGCTTGCTGAAGCCGGAATGTCCGGCAACCTTGCAGTAAGGGCGGATGCATCCAGGCACGGAGGTGATTTCAGAGAGATCGTAGAGGGTGTTAATATGACGCTGGATGCCATTGTCACTCCTGTTAAAGAGAGTTCAGAGGTCATCAATGCATTCTCCGAGGGAAGGCTTGATGCAAGGATTACAACTGATATGAAAGGTGATTTCAAGGCACTTGCCGAAACGCTGAACGGGTTTGGTGAAGACCTGCGATCAATTATCAAGGACTCCGGGGAAGTTCTGGCTGCAATAACAGATAATGATATGACGCGTCCTGTTCATATCGAAGGTGTAGGTGATTTCAAAAAACTTACTGATGGTGTGGAGCAGACAAGACTCTCAATGAATAATATTGCTTCACTTGTAAAGAACTGTTCTGATGATGTTGTGGTCATTGCAGGTGATATGTCTGCTTCATCAGCTGAAATTTCCTCCTCTGCAACAGAGGTTGCCGAGACCGTGAATGCGATATCCCAGGGTTCGCAGAATCAGTCCCGGAAGACAGAAGAAGTATCTCTCACCATGCATGATATGACCCGGACTGTCCAGGAAGTAGCCACCAATTCCCAGAAAGCAGCTGAGACTGCTATGCAGTCCAATGAGCTTATCCACAACCTGGGTGTCATTGCCAAGGACCTGCTTGTGAAGATGGATGGTATCAAGGACGCATCTTCAGAATCATCCCATGTAATAATGGAACTTGACGGCAAGTCCAAGCAGATAGGAGAGATCGTAAATCTCATAACCAATATCGCTGAC
The window above is part of the Methanolobus zinderi genome. Proteins encoded here:
- a CDS encoding biotin--[acetyl-CoA-carboxylase] ligase, which codes for MNGNKAEIIRILQSSGGKPVSGQEIGSKLGITRAMVWKYIREIRKDGYEIKSSPKVGYALKSSPDMLYPEQIKAGLETSLLGREILYYNEVESTNSIAKELAAKCPEGTVVIAETQKKGRGRMGSEWQSLPGGIWFSVILKPSVPLEYTAKITLVAGLAVSKAMRELGVDARIKWPNDVLIHGKKVCGILTEVDAEVEKIDHVILGIGINANVRQSEFREEIREDSTSLEEEVGKPIDRIAFMKQLLFELEQQYIKFTTQKFSDIVSEWISLSDTIGKEVTVTTPVKIIEGKAVGVTDKGALLVKTKNNVREEIIAGRCRYSK
- a CDS encoding acetyl-CoA carboxylase biotin carboxylase subunit — encoded protein: MFKKVLVANRGEIAIRAMRACRELGVQTVAVYSEADKNALFTKYADEAYYIGPAPSSQSYLNIDKIIEVALESGAEAVHPGYGFLSENSTFARKCEEAGIVFIGPPSKAIDQMGSKIAARNTMIKAGVPVVPGTEGAVASEEEAVEIADSIGYPVMIKASAGGGGIGMKIVHSKEGFKTALQSIQSVASSAFGDPTVFIEKYVEEPRHIEFQILADKYGDVVYVMERECSIQRRHQKLIEEAPSPVMTPELRKEMGETAVRAAKAIGYENAGTVEFLYSKGEFYFLEVNTRLQVEHTITEMITGIDLAKQQLRIAWGEKLPFKQEDITHRGWAIECRINAEDPLNDFSPSPGKIRRYRSAGGPGIRVDSGVHMGYTISPYYDSMISKLCAWGQTREEAIDRMKRALYEYVVVGVTTNIPFHKAVLQHQAFREGKLTTHFIDEHNIIEDVKKVVKEELEKGVTLASALDNREQKIAAITAAVGSYMEAVEKQKK
- the oadA gene encoding sodium-extruding oxaloacetate decarboxylase subunit alpha is translated as MKVKITETILRDAHQSLIATRMRTRNMLPVVDKLDEIGYFSLEMWGGATFDSSIRYLNEDPWERLRELKKHMKNTPAQMLLRGQNLVGYRHYSDDVVEKFVKKAYENGIDIFRVFDAVNDIRNMEKAITVAKKEGAHVQGTICYTISPVHTIEKYVELGKGLAELECDSLCIKDMAGLISPQQAYDLVKALKSEVNLPVDLHCHCTSGMAPMSYTAACRAGVDVLDTALSPFAWGTSQPPTESIVAALAETKRATGLDLELIAEVAEYFKELKEEYRCVLNPISEQIDTNVLLYQIPGGMLSNLVSQLKEQNALDKYNDVLAEMPKVRAELGYPPLVTPTSQIVGTQAVLNVLMGERYKVIPKEVKDYVRGLYGRPPQKIDDAMVGKIIGDEDPITCRPADLLEPEYEKMKKQAEEMGLVKKEEDILTYILYPAIAPAFLKGEVEEEELVPVSTEQNPCASASPAIVPTAFKVEVDGEMYNVKVNPVGGVAVEETKEEVTPESVAGAVTSHMQGMVLSLKVDVGQQINEGDTVCVIEAMKMENAIHAPHGGTVKEIFIAEGDAVTSGCVLMSID
- a CDS encoding methyl-accepting chemotaxis protein, translating into MFGTNDRFKTELISVINAVNSGDLDARISPKNGSLEKEAAESVNMLLEDYLRLKYGDNKKTNTASVHPSGNNTLVDEVMHLIDAAVEGKLDARAQVENYNGDSRKVLEGINELLDAVIGPLIVSAEYIDRISKGDIPQKITDEYKGDFNEIKNNLNICIDSINTLLQEAGLLTEAAIEGKLTVRADAGKVEGEYSKLVQGMNDVVGTLVGHINSVPVPFMIIDKDYNISYVNDKAAAAAGLDPEVMIETKCYGHYKTNICQTDDCVCTRSMRTRNLEHGEAVADLGSDVHISCSGLPLKDRKGNVIGSLEVFMDQTEIKNALADTRSKVELLNSIPAPVMAIDTDFNVTFMNPAGAAAVGMVPEACTGKKCYDLFNTPHCNTENCQLAKAMKTGEVCTADTTANLPSGELPIRYTGSALKDKEGNIVGALEYVADISTEVGVTEEVIKLTDAAINGRLDARADECRFEGNCQQIIMGVNKTLDALISPLIVAAEYVDRISKGEVPQKITDEYKGDFNEIKNNLNQCIDGLGALTECNTVLQSLAVNDLTVKASEDYEGIFGELAQGVNEAIEHQLVVLNTTKLISKGDLKMLEVYREIGQRCENDEFVPAYIEMMENIQGLVDAFVEMGNATSQGKLDFRADTGKFEGTYNEALVAVNTAFDAVIGPLNVAAEYIERIAKGDIPDNITDTYYGDFNEIKNNLNLSIDAINALVDDSRMLAEAGMSGNLAVRADASRHGGDFREIVEGVNMTLDAIVTPVKESSEVINAFSEGRLDARITTDMKGDFKALAETLNGFGEDLRSIIKDSGEVLAAITDNDMTRPVHIEGVGDFKKLTDGVEQTRLSMNNIASLVKNCSDDVVVIAGDMSASSAEISSSATEVAETVNAISQGSQNQSRKTEEVSLTMHDMTRTVQEVATNSQKAAETAMQSNELIHNLGVIAKDLLVKMDGIKDASSESSHVIMELDGKSKQIGEIVNLITNIADQTNLLALNAAIEAARAGEHGRGFAVVADEVRKLAEDSGNAAKQIAGLIHEIQEGTSNAVTSMQQGSEEVSTGAEALNEAASVIEKVVSAGDLIASMVQDIAAAAQEQSASIEEVTSSVEEVSAISEESAAGTEEASAAVQEQTATMQELSRSAEDLALLAGEMKSVVDKFMLDEMATGATTSPGSGPDSPEKKQGEIEMGPKDSALV
- a CDS encoding coiled-coil protein, whose product is MTDDLSNMSEKELKNKVNDLRTQIGQHDRELKSIYKELKLHRTNMDDLKTKRNELNSQVKALVKKAREAKSKRDAFNEKIASLKSTRNEIQDNKRQCSSEISELKSKRDDLNKISKGSVETLSKSYVADLDVFVNADIPLNHEIDLYERLLSMKERLDAAFDANEVHQELIQAYESSKEVFDTHADVGDEIQGLAEQSQKYHLEMIDIYKQVDEVRKEADLAHSQITAKFEATAPIRERIDPLKEKIAHLREELDVYLEKLNEINLEKDEKKQEEHLESAKEKLDKNGRLSLEDLKVLMEKGDLKF
- a CDS encoding S-layer protein domain-containing protein, with protein sequence MQDAAGIANNGPIRKKNPKDLRNIIITLVLVLFLLSSIPAVTCAEDELLLNGTGIFLTTGESWSFDQGYQLRVKSVNPANDRVWVELSLNGEILHEGILGEGESLVYSHNREILNITMDTIYTSPSGELVTFKPVYQYLDPALPEPEVHEDTEDNQSQDDIADDQSEDNSRSIPGFGILIASIVLTTVTYYFARKERDQK
- a CDS encoding PAS domain S-box protein, whose translation is MTDIARELKISRNTTAKYLEILRISGHVDMDSIGTAKVYYLSHRIPVSTLLNFSSEYILVVNSYLQIIQVNRQFLDLLKMEKNDVVGEKADRILNSVSRDREIISKLHEAIMGKEQKEKLHFCRDDRECYFRARIIPSTFDNGEHGATLILEDVTEETCDHNSLLEHRDKLEKLVRARTKELEEANSALKKEIAEKEKAQKLLKEREERYRRLYMESPLGYQVMSMDGILLDVSSEWLHTMGYTVEEVIGQAFENFLPENNKEMHIKPIDLRNSDDTFHSYCEMVKKDGSTIVASFSCNLGHASEENKEQVQCIMRDVTQHRKLGESIQKNEKRLKAILNSLHNGIVVVDPESYEIVYVNDAGCSILGDSEKNILGKKCSDLICCSPGEKCPAASENSGILTSSCILAKSDGRNVPVIRTVTEAEIDGKKQYIENLILDER